A genomic stretch from Arachis stenosperma cultivar V10309 chromosome 3, arast.V10309.gnm1.PFL2, whole genome shotgun sequence includes:
- the LOC130970070 gene encoding transcription factor GLABRA 3 isoform X1, producing the protein MLTENFKEQLALSVRSIQWSYAIFWSTSSTQPGRVLSWGEGYYNGDIKTRKTSQGVELNSDQIGLQRSEQLRELYKSLKTVEASPQTKRPSAALSPEDLTDTEWYYLVCMSFVFNIGQGLPGKALAKGEPIWLCDAPSSDCRDFSRCLLAKSASIQTVVCFPFMDGVIELGTTDYVSEDLSLIQQIRTSFLDILDVGVHNVHGAFNAKQSQEVGGALISITSPNNSSNAFQANQPPDETFMVERINNGTSQVQSWQIMDDELSNAVHNSSDCVSQTLHSPENVASLPKGENLTDSAKDLQKCNNSKMTLVDPRSDDWHYQMVLSTLLKSSDQLIMGMHFQNFHQESSFTSWKKAGSVSYQRPRTGGSSQALLKKVLFEVPRMHLDGILEYQEENDFKEAVRTEADENGMNHVLSERRRRAKLNERFLTLRSMVPSITKDDKVSILDDAIEYLRKLEKRIKELEAHKDLTDREARTKRSPQDMVERTSDNYFTKTDNGNKSMAKKRKSRDIDDTRPEINSESLLKGSSTNDVAVNINENNEVVIEMKCPSRAGMFLKIMEAVSSLRLNFHSVQSSEVDGNLYFTLKSKLTGPTIVSAKRIKQTLQNVAFKC; encoded by the exons ATGTTGACGGAGAACTTCAAAGAACAGCTTGCTTTGTCTGTTAGAAGCATCCAGTGGAGCTATGCAATATTCTGGTCTACTTCATCTACCCAACCCGG CAGGGTTTTGAGTTGGGGGGAAGGATATTACAATGGAGACATTAAGACAAGGAAGACAAGTCAAGGAGTGGAACTCAATTCTGATCAGATAGGGTTGCAGCGGAGTGAGCAGCTTCGAGAGTTATACAAGTCCCTCAAAACTGTAGAAGCCAGCCCTCAAACCAAAAGGCCTTCAGCAGCACTGTCTCCGGAGGATCTCACAGATACAGAATGGTACTATTTGGTTTGCATGTCCTTTGTATTCAACATTGGCCAAGG GTTACCAGGAAAAGCTCTTGCAAAAGGTGAACCAATTTGGCTGTGTGATGCTCCTTCTAGTGATTGTAGAGATTTTAGTCGCTGTCTTCTGGCTAAG AGTGCATCAATTCAG ACAGTGgtgtgctttccttttatggATGGGGTCATTGAGCTGGGTACAACTGATTAT gtCTCAGAAGATCTCAGTCTCATTCAACAGATCAGAACTTCCTTCTTGGATATTCTTGATGTCGGTGTTCATAATGTACATGGAGCATTTAATGCGAAACAATCTCAAGAAGTAGGAGGTGCATTAATCAGCATAACTTCTCCTAATAACAGTTCAAATGCATTTCAAGCCAATCAACCACCAGATGAAACATTCATGGTTGAAAGGATAAATAATGGCACCTCTCAAGTCCAAAGTTGGCAAATTATGGATGATGAATTGAGCAATGCTGTTCATAATTCTAGTGACTGCGTATCTCAAACTCTTCACAGTCCTGAGAACGTTGCTTCTCTTCCAAAGGGTGAAAACCTCACTGATAGTGCCAAAGACCTTCAAAAGTGCAATAACTCAAAAATGACATTAGTTGATCCTCGAAGCGATGATTGGCATTATCAGATGGTTCTTTCTACCCTTCTAAAAAGCTCAGACCAGTTAATCATGGGgatgcattttcaaaattttcatcaGGAATCAAGCTTTACAAGTTGGAAGAAAGCTGGGTCAGTGAGCTACCAAAGGCCAAGAACTGGAGGAAGCTCACAAGCTTTATTGAAGAAGGTATTGTTTGAAGTTCCTCGGATGCACTTGGATGGGATACTTGAGTATCAAGAAGAGAATGACTTTAAAGAAGCAGTGAGAACAGAAGCTGATGAAAATGGCATGAACCATGTTTTGTCAGAGAGAAGGAGAAGAGCAAAACTAAATGAAAGGTTTTTAACCCTTAGATCAATGGTCCCTTCAATTACTAAG GATGACAAAGTTTCGATACTAGATGATGCAATAGAATACCTTAGAAAGCTtgaaaaaaggataaaagaGTTGGAAGCTCATAAGGATCTAACAGACAGAGAGGCTAGAACTAAAAGATCACCTCAAGATATGGTGGAGAGGACTTCTGATAATTATTTTACCAAAACGGATAACGGCAATAAATCGATGGCGAAAAAGAGGAAGTCTCGGGACATAGACGACACAAGGCCAGAGATTAATTCAGAATCTTTACTAAAAGGAAGTTCTACTAATGATGTTGCTGTTAACATCAATGAGAATAATGAAGTTGTGATTGAAATGAAATGCCCTTCAAGAGCAGGAATGTTTCTAAAAATTATGGAAGCAGTTAGCAGTCTCAGATTGAATTTTCATTCAGTTCAGTCCAGCGAAGTTGATGGGAATCTTTATTTTACCCTTAAATCTAAG CTCACAGGGCCAACTATTGTATCAGCAAAAAGGATCAAACAAACACTACAAAATGTGGCTTTCAAGTGTTGA
- the LOC130970070 gene encoding transcription factor GLABRA 3 isoform X2, with translation MLTENFKEQLALSVRSIQWSYAIFWSTSSTQPGVLSWGEGYYNGDIKTRKTSQGVELNSDQIGLQRSEQLRELYKSLKTVEASPQTKRPSAALSPEDLTDTEWYYLVCMSFVFNIGQGLPGKALAKGEPIWLCDAPSSDCRDFSRCLLAKSASIQTVVCFPFMDGVIELGTTDYVSEDLSLIQQIRTSFLDILDVGVHNVHGAFNAKQSQEVGGALISITSPNNSSNAFQANQPPDETFMVERINNGTSQVQSWQIMDDELSNAVHNSSDCVSQTLHSPENVASLPKGENLTDSAKDLQKCNNSKMTLVDPRSDDWHYQMVLSTLLKSSDQLIMGMHFQNFHQESSFTSWKKAGSVSYQRPRTGGSSQALLKKVLFEVPRMHLDGILEYQEENDFKEAVRTEADENGMNHVLSERRRRAKLNERFLTLRSMVPSITKDDKVSILDDAIEYLRKLEKRIKELEAHKDLTDREARTKRSPQDMVERTSDNYFTKTDNGNKSMAKKRKSRDIDDTRPEINSESLLKGSSTNDVAVNINENNEVVIEMKCPSRAGMFLKIMEAVSSLRLNFHSVQSSEVDGNLYFTLKSKLTGPTIVSAKRIKQTLQNVAFKC, from the exons ATGTTGACGGAGAACTTCAAAGAACAGCTTGCTTTGTCTGTTAGAAGCATCCAGTGGAGCTATGCAATATTCTGGTCTACTTCATCTACCCAACCCGG GGTTTTGAGTTGGGGGGAAGGATATTACAATGGAGACATTAAGACAAGGAAGACAAGTCAAGGAGTGGAACTCAATTCTGATCAGATAGGGTTGCAGCGGAGTGAGCAGCTTCGAGAGTTATACAAGTCCCTCAAAACTGTAGAAGCCAGCCCTCAAACCAAAAGGCCTTCAGCAGCACTGTCTCCGGAGGATCTCACAGATACAGAATGGTACTATTTGGTTTGCATGTCCTTTGTATTCAACATTGGCCAAGG GTTACCAGGAAAAGCTCTTGCAAAAGGTGAACCAATTTGGCTGTGTGATGCTCCTTCTAGTGATTGTAGAGATTTTAGTCGCTGTCTTCTGGCTAAG AGTGCATCAATTCAG ACAGTGgtgtgctttccttttatggATGGGGTCATTGAGCTGGGTACAACTGATTAT gtCTCAGAAGATCTCAGTCTCATTCAACAGATCAGAACTTCCTTCTTGGATATTCTTGATGTCGGTGTTCATAATGTACATGGAGCATTTAATGCGAAACAATCTCAAGAAGTAGGAGGTGCATTAATCAGCATAACTTCTCCTAATAACAGTTCAAATGCATTTCAAGCCAATCAACCACCAGATGAAACATTCATGGTTGAAAGGATAAATAATGGCACCTCTCAAGTCCAAAGTTGGCAAATTATGGATGATGAATTGAGCAATGCTGTTCATAATTCTAGTGACTGCGTATCTCAAACTCTTCACAGTCCTGAGAACGTTGCTTCTCTTCCAAAGGGTGAAAACCTCACTGATAGTGCCAAAGACCTTCAAAAGTGCAATAACTCAAAAATGACATTAGTTGATCCTCGAAGCGATGATTGGCATTATCAGATGGTTCTTTCTACCCTTCTAAAAAGCTCAGACCAGTTAATCATGGGgatgcattttcaaaattttcatcaGGAATCAAGCTTTACAAGTTGGAAGAAAGCTGGGTCAGTGAGCTACCAAAGGCCAAGAACTGGAGGAAGCTCACAAGCTTTATTGAAGAAGGTATTGTTTGAAGTTCCTCGGATGCACTTGGATGGGATACTTGAGTATCAAGAAGAGAATGACTTTAAAGAAGCAGTGAGAACAGAAGCTGATGAAAATGGCATGAACCATGTTTTGTCAGAGAGAAGGAGAAGAGCAAAACTAAATGAAAGGTTTTTAACCCTTAGATCAATGGTCCCTTCAATTACTAAG GATGACAAAGTTTCGATACTAGATGATGCAATAGAATACCTTAGAAAGCTtgaaaaaaggataaaagaGTTGGAAGCTCATAAGGATCTAACAGACAGAGAGGCTAGAACTAAAAGATCACCTCAAGATATGGTGGAGAGGACTTCTGATAATTATTTTACCAAAACGGATAACGGCAATAAATCGATGGCGAAAAAGAGGAAGTCTCGGGACATAGACGACACAAGGCCAGAGATTAATTCAGAATCTTTACTAAAAGGAAGTTCTACTAATGATGTTGCTGTTAACATCAATGAGAATAATGAAGTTGTGATTGAAATGAAATGCCCTTCAAGAGCAGGAATGTTTCTAAAAATTATGGAAGCAGTTAGCAGTCTCAGATTGAATTTTCATTCAGTTCAGTCCAGCGAAGTTGATGGGAATCTTTATTTTACCCTTAAATCTAAG CTCACAGGGCCAACTATTGTATCAGCAAAAAGGATCAAACAAACACTACAAAATGTGGCTTTCAAGTGTTGA